Proteins from one Anopheles nili chromosome 2, idAnoNiliSN_F5_01, whole genome shotgun sequence genomic window:
- the LOC128722537 gene encoding cystinosin homolog, whose product MGVFFPATCITGLLFIASTWAQNNTSLLRLQLGPQDVTIIVGETRNVTLRLHGPLADRVTVNFTQTNVTDGNEYVQVVPASIDFEPPSTDFIDRSERVSLRGLRAGIFDLLAHLWPTGELTDQSQAFVRVTVAKSWNLIGASSLIGWAYFLAWTWSFWPQIWENRARASVVGLSFDYLALNLLGHMMYAAFNCALFWNGSVQEDYLRRNPRGLIPVLANDVAFSLHAVFATGLIIVQCFIYERGQQKVSYTARALMVVFGLVVLISGVLVATGTYHWLDFFYNLSYIKLAITLVKYIPQAVLNYRRKSTVGWSIGNVLLDFTGGSFSMIQMLVNGYNYDDWDSIFGDRAKFGLGLFSVLFDVLFIIQHYGLYRNSNYIELRGENFPGPGSVTTAPRQDVTT is encoded by the exons ATGGGTGTCTTCTTTCCAGCCACATGCATTACGGGATTGCTTTTCATAG CGTCAACGTGGGCGCAGAACAACACCTCGCTGTTGCGATTGCAGCTAGGACCTCAGGATGTGACGATCATTGTTGGGGAAACGAGAAATGTAACGCTCCGCCTGCACGGACCCCTAGCGGACCGGGTGACCGTCAACTTCACGCAAACCAACGTGACCGATGGTAACGAGTACGTGCAAGTAGTTCCGGCTTCGATCGATTTCGAACCACCCTCGACGGACTTTATCGATCGTTCCGAGCGCGTGTCGTTACGTGGCCTGCGCGCCGGCATATTTGATCTGCTGGCCCACCTCTGGCCAACCGGAGAGCTGACCGACCAAAGTCAAGCGTTCGTCCGTGTGACGGTAGCAAAATCATGGAACCTCATTGGCGCATCGTCCTTGATTGGCTGGGCATACTTTTTGGCCTGGACGTGGTCTTTCTGGCCACAGATTTGGGAAAACCGAGCACGAGCCAGCGTGGTCGGGCTATCGTTCGATTACCTTGCGCTTAACCTGCTAGGACACATGATGTACGCCGCGTTCAATTGCGCCCTTTTCTGGAACGGCTCCGTACAGGAGGACTACCTGCGCCGTAATCCTAGAGGGCTTATTCCGGTGCTCGCCAACGACGTGGCGTTTTCGCTGCATGCCGTTTTTGCCACCGGGCTCATTATCGTGCAGTGTTTCATCTACGAGCGCGGCCAGCAGAAGGTGTCGTACACGGCGCGTGCCCTTATGGTGGTGTTTGGGCTGGTTGTGCTGATATCTGGCGTACTGGTTGCGACCGGTACGTACCACTGGTTAGATTTCTTTTACAATCTTAGCTACATAAAGTTGGCCATCACGCTGGTGAAGTATATACCACAGGCAGTGCTTAACTACCGGCGTAAGAGCACTGTCGGTTGGAGTATCGGGAATGTCCTGCTTGACTTTACCGGAGGATCGTTCAGCATGATCCAGATGCTGGTCAATGGGTATAACTACG ATGACTGGGATTCTATTTTCGGGGACCGTGCCAAGTTTGGGCTCGGTCTATTCTCCGTTTTATTTGATGTGCTCTTCATTATTCAGCACTACGGCTTGTACAG AAACTCCAATTATATTGAACTGCGAGGTGAAAACTTTCCCGGCCCCGGGAGTGTGACGACTGCCCCCAGGCAGGATGTAACCACTTAG